The following proteins are co-located in the Solanum pennellii chromosome 8, SPENNV200 genome:
- the LOC107028822 gene encoding arabinosyltransferase XEG113: MAWENPFKEMANSKPLFLTIYATVLIGIVFSSVYVFSAIYSSPNSTFSLSIAPSASSDEKAEPSVQASNFSHRQVDDVSIPVKPQLQRKLLKPIWKVPPAGSKMPDLETFKLSKELVQERVTDNIVIVTFGNYAFMDFILTWVKHLTDMGVENLLVGAMDTKLLEALYWKGVPAFDMGSHMSTVDVGWGSPTFHKMGREKVVLIDSILPYGFELLMCDTDMVWLKNPLPYIARFPEADVLTSTDQVVPTVTDDRLDLWQQVGAAYNIGIFHWRATESAKKLAREWKEMILADDKIWDQNGFNELVRRQLGPSVDDDSGLVYAYDGNLKLGLLPASIFCSGHTYFVQAMFQHLRLEAYAVHTTFQYAGTEGKRHRLREGMVFYDPPEYYNPPGGLLTFKPSIPKNLLLDGEHTIDTHFTLVNYQMKQIRTALAVASVLNRTLVMPPLWCRLDRLWFGHPGILPGSLTKPPFVCPLDHVFEINVMLKEMANEEFGPGINIREYSLFENPSMPQEVKESWLDVHLCQEGSPSCQVNSTSQSGALKLPKHSTEETLKTVFSKFKDVKVIQFSTMQDAFDRFTDKTREEQFRNRVKRYVGIWCCVENHTPGHIYYDMYWDEKPGWKAAPPNSTVDDHPPW, translated from the exons ATGGCTTGGGAGAACCCATTTAAGGAAATGGCGAATTCCAAGCCATTGTTCTTGACGATCTATGCTACTGTCTTGATCGGAATTGTTTTCTCTTCGGTTTATGTCTTTTCAGCTATTTACTCTTCTCCGAATTCCACCTTTTCCCTTTCCATTGCTCCTTCCGCTTCTTCAG ATGAAAAAGCAGAACCTTCAGTTCAAGCATCAAACTTTTCTCATCGACAAGTAGATGATGTTTCAATCCCAGTGAAACCCCAGCTTCAAAGAAAATTATTGAAGCCAATTTGGAAAGTTCCCCCAGCGGGTTCAAAGATGCCAGATTTAGAAACCttcaaattatcaaaagaacTGGTGCAGGAAAGAGTTACAGACAATATTGTAATTGTGACCTTTGGTAACTATGCTTTCATGGATTTTATCTTGACGTGGGTTAAACATTTGACAGATATGGGTGTTGAGAACCTTCTAGTCG GTGCTATGGACACAAAGCTATTAGAGGCACTTTATTGGAAAGGAGTGCCAGCTTTTGATATGGGTAGCCATATGAGCACTGTAGATGTTGGATGGGGTTCACCAACGTTTCACAAAATGGGGAGAGAGAAAGTCGTACTCATAGATTCTATCTTACCTTATGGCTTTGAACTCCTAATGTGTGATACCGATATGGTGTGGTTAAAG AACCCTCTTCCTTATATAGCACGTTTCCCTGAAGCAGATGTATTGACCTCCACCGATCAAGTTGTACCAACAGTTACCGATGACAGGTTGGACCTGTGGCAACAAG TTGGCGCTGCTTATAATATTGGAATCTTCCATTGGCGGGCTACTGAGTCCGCAAAGAAACTGGCCAGAGAATGGAAAGAAATGATTTTAGCTGACGACAAGATATGGGATCAGAATGGTTTCAATGAACTTGTGCGCAGACAGTTGGGACCTTCTGTTGATGATGACAGTGGGCTCGTCTATGCTTATGATGGAAATCTCAAACTTGGTCTTCTCCCGGCAAGTATTTTTTGCAGTGGGCATACCTATTTCGTCCAG GCTATGTTTCAACATCTAAGACTGGAGGCTTATGCTGTACATACAACATTCCAATATGCTGGAACAGAAGGAAAGCGTCACCGATTACGTGAAGGCATGGTGTTCTATGATCCACCCGAATACTATAATCCACCAG GAGGGCTTTTGACTTTTAAGCCGTCAATCCCCAAGAACTTGTTACTGGATGGAGAGCATACCATAGATACACACTTCACTCTTGTTAATTATCAG ATGAAACAAATAAGGACTGCGCTTGCTGTTGCTTCAGTGCTGAATCGTACCTTG GTAATGCCGCCACTATGGTGCAGGTTGGATAGGTTGTGGTTTGGACATCCTGGTATTCTTCCGGGTTCTTTGACAAAGCCACCTTTTGTTTGTCCTCTGGATCATGTTTTTGAg ATTAATGTGATGTTGAAGGAAATGGCAAATGAGGAATTTGGACCTGGGATCAATATCAGGGAGTACTCACTATTTGAAAATCCATCAATGCCGCAAGAG GTTAAAGAGTCATGGCTTGATGTACATCTCTGCCAAGAAGGGTCACCGAGCTGTCAGGTTAACAGTACGAGTCAAAGTGGGGCTCTCAAACTTCCCAAACATAGTACAGAAGAAACG TTGAAGACGGTATTCTCCAAGTTTAAGGATGTGAAAGTAATCCAGTTCTCAACAATGCAAGATGCCTTTGATCGATTTACTGACAAG ACAAGGGAAGAACAATTCAGGAATCGTGTCAAGAGGTATGTAGGCATTTGGTGTTGTGTGGAAAATCACACACCAGGTCACATATACTATGATATGTATTGGGATGAGAAACCTGGCTGGAAAGCAGCTCCTCCTAACTCTACAGTAGACGATCATCCGCCTTGGTGA